The following proteins are encoded in a genomic region of Bubalus kerabau isolate K-KA32 ecotype Philippines breed swamp buffalo chromosome 13, PCC_UOA_SB_1v2, whole genome shotgun sequence:
- the GDF5 gene encoding growth/differentiation factor 5, producing the protein MRLPKLLTLLLWHLAWLDLEFICTVLGAPDLGQRPQGARPGLAKAEAKERPPLAQNIFRPGGHSYGGGATNARAKGGTGQTGGLTQSKKDEPKKLPPRSGGPEPKPGHPPQTRQGATRTVTPKGQLPGGKAPSKAGSVPSPFLLKKAREPGSPREPKEPFRPPPITPHEYMLSLYRTLSDADRKGGNSSVKLEAGLANTITSFIDKGQDDRGPTVRKQRYVFDISALEKDGLLGAELRILRKKPLDAAKPVAPGSGRAAQLKLSSCPSGRQPAALLDVRSVPGLDGSGWEVFDIWKLFRNFKNSAQLCLELEAWERGRAMDLRGLGFDRAARQVHEKALFLVFGRTKKRDLFFNEIKARSGQDDKTVYEYLFSQRRKRRAPLATRQGKRPSKNPKARCSRKALHVNFKDMGWDDWIIAPLEYEAFHCEGLCEFPLRSHLEPTNHAVIQTLMNSMDPESTPPTCCVPTRLSPISILFIDSANNVVYKQYEDMVVESCGCR; encoded by the exons ATGAGACTCCCCAAACTCCTCACTCTCTTGCTTTGGCACCTGGCTTGGCTGGACCTGGAATTCATCTGCACTGTGTTGGGTGCCCCTGACTTGGGCCAGAGACCCCAGGGGGCCAGGCCAGGACTGGCCAAAGCAGAAGCCAAGGAGAGACCCCCTCTGGCCCAGAACATCTTCAGGCCAGGGGGTCACAGCTACGGTGGGGGGGCCACCAATGCCAGGGCCAAGGGGGGCACCGGGcagacaggaggcctgacacaGTCCAAGAAGGATGAACCCAAAAAGCTGCCCCCCAGATCGGGTGGCCCTGAACCCAAGCCAGGACACCCTCCCCAGACAAGGCAGGGGGCCACGCGGACGGTGACCCCAAAAGGACAGCTTCCTGGGGGGAAGGCACCCTCAAAGGCAGGCTCTGTCCCCAGTCCCTTCCTGCTGAAGAAGGCCAGGGAGCCTGGGTCCCCGCGTGAGCCCAAGGAGCCATTCCGCCCGCCCCCCATCACGCCCCACGAGTACATGCTCTCGCTGTACAGGACGCTGTCCGATGCTGACAGAAAGGGAGGCAACAGCAGCGTGAAGTTGGAGGCTGGCCTGGCCAACACCATCACCAGCTTTATTGACAAAGGGCAAG ATGACCGAGGTCCCACGGTCAGGAAGCAGAGGTACGTGTTTGACATtagtgccctggagaaggatggGCTACTAGGGGCCGAGCTGCGGATCTTGCGGAAGAAGCCCTTGGATGCGGCCAAGCCAGTGGCCCCCGGTAGCGGGCGGGCTGCCCAGCTGAAGCTGTCCAGTTGCCCCAGCGGCCGGCAGCCGGCAGCCTTGCTGGATGTGCGTTCCGTGCCAGGCCTGGACGGCTCTGGCTGGGAGGTGTTCGACATCTGGAAGCTCTTCCGAAACTTTAAGAACTCAGCCCAGCTGTGCTTGGAGCTGGAGGCCTGGGAACGGGGCCGGGCCATGGACCTCCGTGGCCTGGGCTTTGACCGCGCTGCCCGGCAGGTCCACGAGAAAGCCCTGTTCCTGGTGTTTGGCCGCACCAAGAAACGGGACCTGTTCTTCAATGAGATCAAGGCCCGCTCCGGCCAGGATGATAAGACCGTGTATGAGTACCTGTTCAGCCAGCGCCGAAAGCGGCGGGCCCCCCTGGCCACGCGCCAGGGCAAGCGACCTAGCAAGAACCCCAAGGCCCGCTGCAGTCGGAAGGCGCTGCACGTCAACTTCAAGGACATGGGCTGGGATGACTGGATTATCGCGCCCCTGGAGTACGAGGCTTTCCACTGCGAGGGGCTGTGTGAGTTCCCCTTGCGCTCCCACCTGGAGCCCACGAACCACGCGGTCATCCAGACCCTGATGAACTCCATGGACCCCGAGTCCACGCCGCCCACCTGCTGTGTGCCCACGAGGCTGAGTCCCATCAGTATCCTCTTCATTGACTCGGCCAACAACGTGGTCTATAAGCAGTATGAGGACATGGTCGTGGAGTCTTGTGGCTGCAGGTAG